Proteins encoded by one window of Chryseobacterium sp. POL2:
- the nadE gene encoding NAD(+) synthase, whose translation MQSEKIIDYIVNWLKHYAQKSGMKGFVIGISGGIDSAVVSKLAAKTGMKTLLLEMPIHQKEDQVNRAQDHIQNLTSQFSNVEAFRVDLTPTFDVFHNTVDVADADFPAEQLALANSRARLRMLTLYYYGQIHGLLVTGTGNKVEDFGVGFFTKYGDGGVDISPIADLYKTQVYELAKHLDIIESIQKAVPTDGLWEVERTDEQQIGATYPELEWAMEQNQNLKPEDFEGRQREVFAIYQRMHRATLHKINPIPVCDIPEDLKS comes from the coding sequence ATGCAATCAGAAAAAATAATAGATTACATTGTTAACTGGCTAAAACATTATGCCCAAAAATCTGGAATGAAAGGTTTTGTTATCGGTATTTCTGGCGGAATAGATTCTGCCGTTGTATCGAAATTAGCCGCGAAAACCGGAATGAAAACTTTGCTCTTGGAAATGCCAATTCACCAAAAAGAAGATCAAGTCAATCGTGCGCAAGATCACATCCAGAATTTGACATCTCAATTCTCGAATGTTGAAGCTTTTCGTGTGGATTTGACGCCGACTTTTGATGTTTTTCACAATACCGTTGACGTTGCTGATGCCGATTTTCCTGCTGAACAATTGGCTTTAGCTAATTCGCGCGCGCGTCTTAGAATGCTGACTTTGTATTATTATGGACAAATTCATGGACTTTTGGTAACGGGAACAGGAAACAAAGTTGAGGATTTTGGCGTTGGATTTTTTACAAAATATGGCGACGGCGGCGTTGACATTTCGCCGATTGCAGATTTGTACAAAACCCAAGTTTATGAATTGGCAAAACATCTGGACATTATCGAAAGTATCCAAAAAGCCGTCCCGACAGATGGACTTTGGGAAGTTGAAAGAACAGATGAACAGCAGATTGGTGCAACATATCCAGAACTAGAATGGGCGATGGAGCAGAATCAAAATTTAAAACCCGAAGATTTTGAAGGGCGTCAACGTGAAGTATTTGCCATTTACCAAAGAATGCATCGTGCAACTTTACATAAAATAAATCCAATTCCGGTTTGCGACATTCCAGAGGATTTAAAATCTTAA
- a CDS encoding ribonuclease domain-containing protein yields MNPKLKTFLFFIIGAFAGITTMYLIKPPQSYDKNETVKTEQQQQKVGVNQKEIKNQFQKYQKSDADSLSQAEEFAYKDKSIDDLTEEKLVIDYLKKHHKLPHYYIIKKEAKKQGWEPSSGNLCDVLPGRAIGGDKFSNREKKLPSRNGRIYYEADVNYDCGHRDADRLVYSNDGLIFLTHDHYKTFEQR; encoded by the coding sequence ATGAATCCAAAACTAAAAACATTTCTATTCTTTATAATTGGAGCTTTTGCAGGCATCACGACGATGTATTTGATAAAGCCACCACAATCTTACGATAAAAACGAAACGGTAAAAACTGAACAACAACAACAAAAAGTTGGTGTTAATCAAAAAGAAATTAAAAATCAGTTTCAGAAATATCAAAAATCTGATGCCGATTCGTTAAGCCAGGCGGAAGAATTTGCCTATAAAGATAAATCGATTGATGATTTGACGGAAGAAAAATTAGTCATCGATTATCTAAAAAAACACCACAAACTTCCACATTATTACATCATTAAAAAAGAAGCTAAAAAACAAGGCTGGGAGCCGAGCTCTGGTAATCTTTGTGATGTTTTGCCGGGACGAGCAATTGGTGGCGACAAGTTCAGTAACCGCGAGAAAAAACTGCCTTCCCGAAACGGAAGAATCTATTACGAAGCCGATGTTAACTACGACTGCGGACATCGCGATGCCGACCGACTGGTGTACAGCAATGATGGATTGATCTTCTTAACACACGACCATTATAAAACTTTTGAACAACGATAA
- a CDS encoding barstar family protein → MENNIYIDFVELGDYEDFYEVLKTKLPLPDYFGDNLDALFDIISGELTMPLHIEFVNLSVDQLETFDELITTLEDAEEEVEGFTFSYFLEQFEDDEDGDLEDDLTD, encoded by the coding sequence ATGGAAAATAATATATACATAGACTTTGTAGAACTTGGCGACTACGAAGACTTTTATGAAGTTTTAAAAACGAAATTGCCTTTGCCAGATTATTTTGGTGATAACCTTGATGCACTTTTCGATATTATTTCAGGAGAGTTAACAATGCCTTTACACATCGAATTTGTAAATTTAAGTGTGGATCAATTGGAAACTTTTGATGAGCTAATTACAACTTTGGAAGATGCAGAAGAAGAGGTGGAAGGTTTTACGTTTAGCTATTTTTTAGAACAGTTTGAGGATGATGAGGATGGCGATTTAGAAGACGATTTAACAGATTAA
- a CDS encoding GNAT family N-acetyltransferase, protein MIRKAQLDDLDQLVILFNNYRKFYGKASDIESAKDFLKARISKQESVIFVAEYEGNLRGFVQLFPIFSSTRMKKYWLLNDLFVDENSRGRQFSKALIEAAKQLCIDTESCGMLLETGKTNNVGNRLYPACGFKLYDEVNFYEWTNPQ, encoded by the coding sequence ATGATAAGAAAAGCCCAATTAGACGATCTGGATCAACTGGTGATTTTGTTTAATAATTACAGAAAATTTTATGGAAAAGCTTCTGATATAGAGTCCGCAAAAGATTTTCTGAAAGCACGAATTTCTAAACAAGAATCCGTAATTTTTGTGGCAGAATATGAAGGTAATTTAAGAGGCTTTGTACAATTGTTTCCAATTTTTTCTTCTACAAGAATGAAAAAATATTGGTTGTTAAATGATCTTTTTGTTGATGAAAACTCTAGAGGACGTCAATTTTCTAAAGCCTTAATCGAAGCAGCCAAACAACTCTGCATTGATACAGAATCTTGCGGAATGCTTTTAGAAACTGGAAAAACGAACAATGTTGGAAATCGTTTATATCCAGCTTGCGGTTTCAAATTGTATGATGAGGTTAACTTTTATGAATGGACAAATCCCCAATAA
- a CDS encoding DinB family protein: MTDFEKYIQAYLDLVPSENWIEEMDFAGAKTFEFYSQLSEEQSLFAYDEGKWSLKELLQHLIDTERVFNYRALTFARQDKVELPGFDEELWAKNSEANDRALESLIDEFSFVRKANVLFFEGLSDEALSQTGLANGNSIQVETIGKLIVGHNIHHLNIIKERYAPKM, translated from the coding sequence ATGACAGATTTTGAAAAATACATTCAAGCTTATTTAGATCTTGTTCCTTCCGAAAATTGGATTGAAGAAATGGATTTTGCAGGAGCAAAAACTTTTGAGTTTTATAGTCAATTATCAGAAGAGCAAAGTCTTTTTGCGTATGATGAAGGCAAATGGTCGCTGAAAGAATTGTTGCAACATTTGATAGATACAGAAAGGGTTTTTAATTATCGTGCATTGACTTTCGCGCGCCAAGATAAAGTGGAGCTTCCTGGTTTTGATGAAGAATTATGGGCAAAAAATTCCGAAGCTAATGATCGCGCTTTGGAAAGTCTAATCGATGAATTTTCGTTTGTTAGAAAAGCAAATGTTTTATTTTTTGAAGGTCTTTCGGATGAGGCTTTGTCACAAACAGGTCTTGCCAACGGAAATTCGATACAAGTGGAAACCATAGGAAAACTGATTGTTGGACACAATATTCATCATCTTAATATTATCAAAGAGCGTTATGCGCCAAAAATGTAG
- a CDS encoding ACP phosphodiesterase, which translates to MNYLAHSYFSFIDGQLVGNMIADFIKNNERKNFPLEIQEGIKLHRAIDSFTDTHPAVSAAKKIFSPLVRLYAGAFVDVAFDFYVAHSMKENLLLEHSKKVYKTLWDHEEWLPENFKRMLIKMEEDNWLYNYRQDWGIKFSIQNVLNKAQYLDKDLPVFQVFLDNKKEIGNEFDIFFPDIKAYLKTFEVNN; encoded by the coding sequence ATGAATTACCTCGCACATTCCTATTTTTCCTTTATCGACGGGCAACTCGTGGGTAATATGATTGCTGATTTCATTAAAAACAATGAACGCAAGAATTTCCCTTTAGAAATCCAGGAAGGAATAAAACTACATCGTGCGATTGACAGTTTCACAGATACGCATCCCGCAGTTTCTGCCGCAAAAAAGATCTTTAGTCCCTTGGTAAGATTATATGCTGGCGCTTTTGTAGATGTCGCTTTTGATTTTTATGTTGCACATTCCATGAAAGAAAACCTACTGTTAGAGCATTCAAAAAAAGTTTATAAAACTCTTTGGGATCACGAAGAATGGCTTCCTGAAAATTTTAAAAGAATGCTAATTAAAATGGAAGAAGACAATTGGCTGTACAATTATCGACAAGACTGGGGCATCAAATTCAGTATTCAGAATGTCTTGAACAAAGCACAATATCTGGATAAAGATTTACCTGTTTTTCAAGTTTTTTTGGACAACAAAAAAGAAATCGGGAATGAATTTGATATTTTCTTTCCCGATATTAAAGCTTATTTGAAAACTTTTGAAGTTAACAATTAA
- a CDS encoding transposase: MKTNVYPLDTDSFYHIYNRGINGEKIFFLPKNYFYFLKLLKEKISTTAEIYVYCLASNHFHLLIKTKSEKEIRQKNNNESFDISKIISQKFSNTFNSYTQAINKQELRTGKLFELPFRRKLLKTQDHLINSIQYIHNNPKKHNISDDIISYPYSSFLEILNKTSLLIDTEKVISLFEDIENFSYANLNFKNY, from the coding sequence ATGAAAACAAACGTATACCCTTTGGACACCGATTCTTTTTATCATATTTATAATCGTGGTATAAATGGTGAAAAAATCTTTTTCTTGCCAAAAAATTACTTTTACTTTTTGAAGTTATTAAAAGAAAAAATTTCTACAACAGCAGAAATTTATGTATATTGTTTAGCCAGTAATCACTTCCACTTACTTATTAAAACAAAATCTGAAAAAGAAATTCGACAGAAAAATAACAACGAGTCTTTTGATATTTCGAAAATTATCAGTCAAAAATTCTCAAATACGTTTAATAGCTATACACAAGCAATTAACAAACAAGAGCTTCGGACAGGAAAACTATTTGAATTGCCATTTCGAAGAAAACTATTAAAAACGCAAGATCATCTTATCAATAGCATTCAATACATCCATAACAATCCTAAAAAACATAATATTTCAGACGATATAATAAGTTACCCATATTCTTCTTTTTTAGAAATTTTAAATAAAACCTCATTACTTATAGACACAGAAAAAGTCATTTCCTTATTTGAAGATATCGAAAATTTTAGTTATGCTAATCTCAACTTTAAAAATTATTAA
- the radA gene encoding DNA repair protein RadA, whose translation MAKLKTVYYCQNCGSQYPQWHGQCKNCGEWNTLIEEVVEKSTSKNYSGDKKQHIINIIEVNAQEEPRISTPSEELNRVLGGGIVLGSVTLIGGEPGIGKSTLLLQLALKMRKKVFYVSGEESASQIKMRADRLTDLQNPECYLFTETSVDKILHEAKKLKPDFIIIDSIQTLHSSMIESSPGTVSQIRECSGEIIKFAKETNTPVFLVGHITKDGQIAGPKVLEHMVDVVLNFDGDRNHLFRLLRANKNRFGSTAEIGIYEMISQGLKEIKNPSEILITKKFEELSGNSVAVTLEGNRPMLLEIQALVSTAVYGTPQRSSTGFDSKRLNMLLAVLEKRAGFQLGAKDVFLNITGGIKTDDPALDLAVIASILSSNEDIAISEKFCFAGEIGLSGEIRPIPQAEQRISEAEKLGYECIFISNLNKIPKRKFGIKIQEVGKIEDFVDILF comes from the coding sequence ATGGCAAAACTCAAAACCGTCTATTACTGCCAAAACTGTGGCAGCCAATATCCACAATGGCACGGCCAATGTAAAAATTGTGGCGAATGGAATACACTTATTGAAGAAGTTGTTGAAAAATCAACATCCAAAAACTATTCAGGTGACAAAAAGCAACACATCATTAACATTATCGAAGTTAATGCACAAGAAGAACCCCGAATTTCTACACCTAGTGAAGAACTCAACCGCGTTCTAGGAGGCGGAATTGTCTTAGGCTCTGTCACACTTATCGGCGGCGAGCCAGGCATAGGAAAATCAACTTTGTTGCTCCAACTGGCACTCAAGATGCGCAAAAAAGTATTTTATGTTTCTGGGGAAGAAAGCGCCTCACAAATCAAAATGCGCGCCGACCGACTTACCGATTTACAAAATCCCGAATGTTATCTTTTTACAGAAACTTCTGTGGACAAAATTCTCCACGAAGCAAAAAAACTCAAACCCGATTTTATCATCATCGACTCCATACAAACACTGCATTCTAGCATGATTGAAAGTTCTCCAGGAACAGTTTCTCAAATTCGGGAATGTTCTGGAGAAATCATCAAATTTGCGAAAGAAACCAATACACCCGTATTTTTGGTTGGCCATATCACCAAAGATGGTCAAATTGCAGGTCCAAAAGTTTTGGAACACATGGTAGATGTCGTTCTTAATTTCGATGGCGACAGAAATCATTTGTTCAGATTACTTCGCGCCAACAAAAACCGTTTTGGCTCCACCGCAGAAATCGGAATTTACGAAATGATTTCCCAAGGTCTAAAAGAGATTAAAAACCCTTCAGAAATTTTAATAACCAAAAAATTTGAAGAACTTTCTGGAAATTCGGTGGCTGTTACTTTGGAAGGCAATCGCCCCATGTTATTGGAAATTCAGGCTTTGGTTTCCACAGCGGTTTATGGAACGCCACAGCGCAGCTCGACGGGATTTGACTCTAAAAGATTAAATATGCTTTTGGCAGTATTAGAAAAAAGAGCTGGTTTTCAATTAGGCGCCAAAGACGTTTTCCTCAATATTACTGGTGGCATCAAGACCGATGACCCTGCATTGGATTTGGCAGTTATCGCTTCTATTTTATCATCCAATGAAGACATCGCCATTTCGGAGAAGTTTTGCTTTGCTGGAGAAATTGGTTTAAGTGGTGAAATCCGCCCTATTCCACAAGCGGAACAGCGTATTTCTGAAGCCGAAAAATTAGGTTATGAATGTATTTTTATTTCTAATTTAAATAAAATTCCGAAGCGTAAATTTGGCATCAAAATTCAAGAAGTTGGAAAGATTGAAGATTTTGTAGATATTTTGTTTTAA